CCGAGGTAAAGCAGCGTCCGAGAACTTGCCAGCTGAGGCGTCAACGCCTCAATCTGTCTCTGCCATTCCGGCAATGCGGCTTGAAGGAGGCTCGGGATCTCCTGAAGCTGGCGGCCGTGCGCTTCGGCAGCCTGGAGCGTCATGCGCCCGCGAACGCGAGCCAAGTGAAGGGCGAGAGAATAGAGTACTGCGAGCTGCGTGGTAAAGCTTTTCGTTGCCGGAATGGCATTCTCGACGCCGGCGAAAGTTGGCATTGAAGCGCTCGCTTCGGTTGCCATACTGGAACGAGCATTGTTGGTGATTGCGACGGTGGCAAGTCCCCGGGCCTGGGCTTCTCGGAGAGCGGTTAGTGTATCGGCCGTTTCCCCGGACTGGGAGATCACGACAACACCGGGGTTATGTAGCGTATGCGTTGAGCGATAGCTATATTCACTTGCGTATTCGACATCGACAGAGATTCCAGCCAGATCTTCAAGCATGATTTCACCGGCGAGACCTGCGTGTCGGCTAGAACCACTGGCGGCAATAACAAGCCGTTCTCGCCCTCCGAGTGCATCAAGAACCGGTTGAAACATCTCTGCTGTCGAGACGCCGCCTGGAACATATCGCTCGATCGTCGCGGCAAGGGCCTGGGGCTGCTCATAGATCTCGCGCAGCATGGAGTGAGGAAATGTCACAAGTTCCTGAGGAATGGGCGTCGGTTCTGTCATTTGCTTTGGCATCCCAATGGTTTAGCTGCGGTTACGAA
The nucleotide sequence above comes from Tunturibacter empetritectus. Encoded proteins:
- a CDS encoding SIS domain-containing protein translates to MTEPTPIPQELVTFPHSMLREIYEQPQALAATIERYVPGGVSTAEMFQPVLDALGGRERLVIAASGSSRHAGLAGEIMLEDLAGISVDVEYASEYSYRSTHTLHNPGVVVISQSGETADTLTALREAQARGLATVAITNNARSSMATEASASMPTFAGVENAIPATKSFTTQLAVLYSLALHLARVRGRMTLQAAEAHGRQLQEIPSLLQAALPEWQRQIEALTPQLASSRTLLYLGRGAHYAIAREGALKLKESAYLNAEGYPSGELKHGPNALVSKDSPLIMIATADSGDPDSLLRYSKVLQLMKDMRTQGARIIALATEGDQEVPQCSDSCLFIPASNDLLSTILEVVPFQLLAYSLAISRGIDVDRPRNLVKAVIEE